One segment of Acropora muricata isolate sample 2 chromosome 8, ASM3666990v1, whole genome shotgun sequence DNA contains the following:
- the LOC136925795 gene encoding sterile alpha motif domain-containing protein 9-like: MEFDELKVFIHGLPPDCQENSLKDFLEAVGEFPGGVTKVYIHPKKMFAFVTVSHTDIAKALLSRTLLYCDGNGNFYMLKCCPYVKQQSRRKGLPESNPKQNLCSPPSMKRKETIISNPANSTSSVQVHPFTPDFSVLSLSKPKRKRRKKDAFAVWFSDVSSTPSSSSSKKRTTARKKKKSKVFKPEYHKSESFEFGDLHSDRTQCTSNDTEQVTSTVEVFNLETSERDQIQENHGLNKVEERDMVLGHYENASKPLCESPRSSLTQVIIDHDYLGPLCLQFTSPPSVADVKNEIMDRTALPIEEQTIYSNGKKLSDTLDLSSLVVAQGKRLSLLLSSGSLRGGGDPKKVKSEVEGATGGVEVDPVLQTAGEDVMSMETWDAEKVERWFRIIKLDKYGAVCREECISGRALLLIASRGVNELVRILNLKKGPETILMDNLQKPLQVFDNGKPQMPSCSEATIEKWSVEELCSWLKELGIPENSLQEAENEEISGSALLLLRKSGKLRDCLKMKVGPWIVLENELSLHLERSGDISGEVSTAPNGQTVLKNNFILETEVVKKSAEPEAMNNPSIKTFRKIPSKINLSEEEKKLLLLRNALHLDIESQTEYKDQHCLVRSIFVKRGKGANALEKLFTFIVILKEEFVDDNPSKLWRKIRDKVHDWMKLLTKEKREEFQWNDDSESFLHLPSNEIVSLRGKGKVVQVFLDNLSDIDFQQNVFVVLVDKRLFKSEQTAGYLFKMDKKFKYSFILKLNANESKYHASFDPKRPSQELGYSKHFKSLHKGVGDLSSDLLTPLPLSPPEAPHTKSLPPTQTLRPFGDEVFSYQEGFVLGAWETGPKDLINPVHEFKLMQGGEHSDEVFLNKFLFETLRFACGCLNERTNGTIHFGVADEERQQARGYEPRQIVGCRVPNVPHLNKKLTEYIDKCFVDESRSNVHNCIRPPVFISVKGEGVSSDKFVIEVDIEPRIALCEGEIFKASFKCLDRGRDKEAPYTRHGSETVAIVDIKDFEEYVKRRPALDDLRKKREGEMSDQNKEDQDSQKHLYSKLVRLLCANKERLDSSLYPILVLSKPGDTMRQEFLNETFGFIQSIPWKAIVDFDDEGSNSRGLCNVFKSGPGSPPCDIHEAEDYNESETLLESIGYMDSRIHWIFGNGYTTLKNKEKFSLKQWNNSKRKKGLNHVMQALAKTIPKGRAVVLFLLFSKECDTLADTFKDFCTYFEGPNQLVYVSENSEMVKDWVTKLSSTCLEEHELRERGVVGMQWTEFRKCMQQLICGIDRQQLHVTMATGFPLPSSNTFKNIDVVSAKECDDLNNSSSVERQRISSKVEIDFYRGYSVTWRNFWFTDNHKNHVLRRENYANLKSLLEKFHSRGSDGKVHTINIYHHIGAGASTMARQALWDFRRNSDFPYRCAVVTKIDDSTCKELLQLRKIGYEDTKEGSESCFPPVLALIEDTEDFVFRELRSQVLDLANKLSRTKWPVCVFLYCKPTQKPRNYHSHEKQTSVFLEQNLSEKEVKWFKDKYTELSSRNDDPEYDFERYANENLFSFMIMKENFNPEYVSNIVDKNLCQITRDDELTLLEYTSLLSLFNPYPVFVASFDTLMLSSSFLQRKIFRDWVQDLTHATRIFLREVDVSANLGTGRAIAIVHPIIANNLLDKIAIRNETTVSEIALNFLRSPLIKNKETSFTGTYLHEGANRMLKQRKKYEYGDDVQTKFSGLIEKILYVECVEDGNGKSTEERIYQAAEVLKEGLEKFNDPMLAQQLARVFYLNASAFSKSSIDSCFSKAIEFCNKALQMSPNNSYFFDTMGRIQERKIKNMFHHVLRDNQILQIDEVTPVLKLGFAAAEWFQKSISASPDHQNLSGFNGELSVVFYMLDVLRCAGIFRGQRGLGKLQMYLAFCQKIPSEVKEPWKEFHEMIKGLRDRFSHCMEGLLETFAIYKGSSIIEKCAPTRIAEFKTRYLIYFGTSEVWDTKSPEDRWEYRWYKINRYLAGGIFSSAFNLDQYYGDNVRKILEELKKMAYKNYEEPIKKNRYNDFLLIIVTEMALHSPCGKKKATREQYREIYYFVEKLVELEVCDEEHKRLYGHLLKMMFLWPRKGMELANYGLNSFYGAVKMLTERWESKDRGSIDPDKLHKQKMHKRMSFKKEKRQYTTLFYLGKGVGLEVFVHINEVLGTRGYLEWENFHVSKRLKRLNGMVDSKNIIKIENPLDSSKTVDIYYSPREGGFSKEAVSFYLGFSWAGPVAFDVQYSKKGSQKHSVGDNRFPEGRFPVYKKFEDPMTYEEYTEKLLNLKKKLDRILVLKKKKEDGEKLDAKQEEKLRSEEDVRQELTDLKMKFDTLGNLEDVYD; encoded by the exons atggagtTTGATGAACTCAAGGTATTTATACACGGTCTACCTCCAGATTGCCAAGAAAATTCACTGAAAGACTTCCTAGAAG CTGTGGGTGAATTTCCAGGAGGAGTGACCAAAGTCTACATTCATCCTAAGAAG ATGTTTGCTTTTGTTACAGTTTCTCACACTGACATAGCAAAAGCCTTGTTGTCAAGG ACACTGCTGTATTGTGATGGCAATGGAAACTTCTACATGCTGAAGTGTTGTCCATATGTAAAGCAGCAGTCTAGAAGAAAGGGATTACCAGAAAGCAATCCCAAGCAGAATCTCTGTTCACCCCCATCAATGAAGCGGAAGGAAACTATCATTAGTAACCCGGCCAATAGCACTTCATCCGTTCAAGTTCATCCATTTACTCCAGACTTCAGTGTGCTTTCGCTCTCAAAGCCAAAACGGAAAAGAAGGAAGAAAGATGCTTTTGCAGTCTGGTTCAGTGATGTTAGTTCTActccttcttcctcttcttcaaagaagagaaccacggcaagaaaaaagaagaaatccaAG GTCTTCAAGCCAGAGTATCACAAGAGTGAGTCATTTGAATTTGGGGACTTGCATTCAGATAGAACCCAATGCACCTCTAATGATACAGAACAAGTTACCAGCACCGTTGAAGTGTTCAACCTTGAAACTTCTGAAAGAGATCAGATTCAGGAAAATCATGGATTAAACAAAGTAGAAGAGAGAGATATGGTCTTGGGCCATTATGAGAATGCTTCCAAACCTTTATGTGAGAGCCCCCGAAG TTCACTTACCCAGGTCATTATTGACCATGACTACCTTGGTCCTCTGTGTCTGCAATTTACAAGCCCTCCATCTGTTGCTGATGTGAAAAATGAGATCATGGACAGGACTGCGCTTCCAATTGAAGAACAAACTATTTATAGCAATGGCAAAAAG TTGAGTGATACCCTGGACCTTAGCTCTCTTGTTGTTGCACAAGGAAAACGTCTGTCACTCTTGTTGTCGTCAGGCTCTCTGAGAGGTGGAG GTGACCCCAAGAAAGTTAAAAGTGAAGTGGAAGGTGCTACTGGAGGGGTGGAAGTAGATCCGGTTTTGCAGACTGCAGGGGAAGATG TGATGTCGATGGAAACGTGGGATGCGGAAAAAGTGGAAAGGTGGTTTCGTATTATTAAACTCGATAAATATGGCGCTGTTTGTCGTGAGGAATGCATCAGTGGAAGGGCTTTGTTGTTGATAGCAAGCAGAGGCGTGAACGAGCTTGTTAGAATATTGAATTTAAAGAAAGGTCCTGAAACGATCCTGATGGATAACCTTCAGAAACCCTTGCAGGTGTTTGATAACGGCAAGCCACAAATGCCGAGCTGTTCAGAAGCAACTATAGAGAAGTGGAGTGTCGAGGAATTGTGCAGTTGGCTTAAGGAGCTTGGTATCCCAGAAAATAGCCTGCAAGAAGCTGAGAATGAAGAAATCAGTGGGTCAGCCCTTCTTTTACTTAGAAAAAGTGGAAAGCTGAgagattgtttgaaaatgaaggtTGGGCCATGGATTGTCCTGGAGAATGAACTTTCATTGCATTTAGAAAGAAGTGGTGACATAAGTGGTGAAGTGTCGACAGCTCCAAATGGCCAGACTGtgcttaaaaataattttatattagaAACTGAAGTTGTGAAGAAATCTGCAGAGCCAGAGGCTATGAACAACCCATCGATCAAGACTTTTCGAAAAATTCCCTCGAAAATCAACTTatctgaagaagaaaagaaattgttgttgttgcgaAATGCGCTGCATCTAGATATTGAATCTCAAACTGAGTATAAGGATCAACACTGTTTAGTACGGTCAATTTTTGTGAAACGAGGTAAAGGTGCGAACGCCCTTGAAAAATTGTTCACTTTTATTGTAATCTTAAAGGAAGAATTTGTTGATGATAATCCTTCAAAGCTGTGGCGGAAAATAAGAGATAAAGTTCATGACTGGATGAAACTGCTAACCAAGGAGAAGCGAGAGGAGTTTCAGTGGAATGATGATTCGGAATCATTTTTGCATTTGCCCTCCAACGAGATTGTATCTTTACGCGGTAAAGGAAAGGTTGTCCAGGTATTTCTTGACAATCTGTCCGACATCGATTTTCAACAGAATGTGTTTGTTGTTCTTGTCGACAAGCGATTGTTTAAATCAGAACAAACTGCTGGGTACCTGTTTAAAATGGACAAAAAATTCAAGTACTCTTTCATTTTAAAACTGAATGCAAACGAAAGCAAGTATCATGCGTCTTTTGATCCAAAGCGGCCAAGTCAAGAGCTGGGCTATAGTAAACATTTCAAGTCTTTGCATAAAGGTGTTGGTGACTTGAGTTCAGATCTTTTGACCCCACTACCTCTCAGTCCGCCAGAAGCACCGCACACTAAAAGTCTACCACCTACACAAACTCTAAGACCATTCGGCGATGAAGTGTTCTCTTACCAAGAGGGGTTTGTTTTAGGTGCCTGGGAAACTGGCCCTAAAGATTTAATTAATCCAGTACACGAATTTAAACTCATGCAAGGAGGAGAGCACAGTGACGAAGTCTTTCTCAACAAATTTTTATTTGAGACTCTACGGTTTGCATGTGGTTGTCTTAATGAAAGGACAAACGGAACCATTCATTTTGGCGTAGCCGATGAAGAGAGGCAACAAGCTCGTGGATATGAACCCCGACAAATTGTTGGTTGCCGGGTCCCTAACGTGCCGCATTTGAACAAGAAGCTAACAGAGTATATTGACAAGTGCTTTGTTGACGAGAGCAGAAGCAATGTGCATAATTGCATTCGACCACCCGTTTTTATCTCAGTGAAAGGAGAAGGAGTTTCCAGTGATAAATTTGTCATTGAGGTCGACATCGAGCCGCGGATTGCCCTTTGTGAAGGCGAGATTTTTAAAGCTAGCTTTAAGTGCCTTGATCGGGGAAGGGATAAAGAAGCGCCTTATACAAGACATGGGTCAGAGACAGTTGCGATTGTTGATATAAAGGATTTTGAAGAATATGTAAAACGTCGTCCAGCACTAGATGACTTAAGGAAAAAGCGAGAAGGTGAAATGTCAGACCAGAATAAGGAAGATCAGGATTCCCAGAAGCATCTTTATAGCAAGCTTGTGAGACTATTATGTGCAAACAAAGAAAGGCTAGATTCCTCACTATATCCGATTCTTGTTTTAAGCAAACCAGGCGATACCATGAGACAAGAATTTCTTAATGAAACATTTGGATTTATACAGAGTATCCCTTGGAAGGCCATCGTTGATTTTGATGATGAAGGTTCAAATAGCAGAGGTCTTTGCAACGTGTTTAAATCTGGCCCTGGCTCACCGCCATGTGACATACACGAGGCAGAAGACTATAATGAAAGTGAAACTCTCCTTGAAAGCATTGGATACATGGACTCAAGGATACATTGGATATTCGGGAATGGTTATACTACTctaaaaaataaggaaaagttTAGCCTCAAGCAGTGGAATAACTCCAAAAGAAAGAAGGGTCTCAACCACGTCATGCAGGCGTTGGCGAAAACGATTCCTAAAGGCAGagcagttgttttgtttttgctcttttccAAAGAATGCGATACATTGGCAGATACTTTTAAAGATTTCTGTACGTACTTTGAAGGCCCTAATCAACTTGTTTACGTTTCTGAGAACTCCGAAATGGTTAAAGATTGGGTAACGAAACTCTCAAGTACATGTTTGGAGGAACACGAACTCAGAGAGCGGGGTGTGGTAGGCATGCAGTGGACAGAATTTCGAAAGTGCATGCAACAATTGATTTGTGGAATTGATAGGCAGCAACTCCATGTTACTATGGCAACTGGGTTCCCTCTTCCTTCATCGAACACTTTCAAGAACATCGATGTCGTCAGCGCAAAGGAGTGTGACGATTTGAACAATTCAAGTTCTGTAGAACGCCAACGGATTTCATCAAAAGTGGAGATTGATTTCTATAGAGGCTATTCAGTGACTTGGAGGAATTTTTGGTTTACGGACAATCACAAGAACCATGTTTTACGACGGGAAAACTATGCAAATTTGAAAAGTTTACTCGAAAAATTTCACTCCCGGGGATCCGATGGAAAAGTTCACACAATAAACATTTATCATCACATTGGAGCAGGAGCTAGTACTATGGCTCGCCAGGCTCTATGGGATTTTCGACGGAATTCGGACTTTCCTTACCGTTGTGCGGTAGTAACAAAAATAGATGACAGCACTTGCAAAGAACTTTTACAACTGAGGAAAATAGGTTATGAAGATACCAAAGAGGGAAGTGAATCCTGTTTTCCTCCTGTATTAGCCCTCATAGAAGACACGGAGGATTTTGTATTCCGTGAGTTACGCTCTCAAGTGTTGGATCTTGCGAACAAGCTCTCAAGGACAAAGTGGCCCGTGTGTGTTTTTTTGTATTGCAAACCGACTCAAAAACCACGCAATTACCATTCACATGAGAAACAAACGAGTGTTTTTCTGGAGCAGAATCTGAGCGAAAAGGAAGTCAAGTGGTTTAAAGACAAATACACAGAATTGAGCAGCCGTAATGACGATCCCGAATACGACTTTGAAAGATATGCCAATGAAAACCTATTTTCCTTTATGATCatgaaggaaaattttaatCCAGAATATGTTTCGAACATCGTTGACAAAAATTTATGTCAGATAACGCGAGATGATGAGTTAACCCTTCTTGAGTATACTTCTCTCCTCAGCTTGTTCAATCCGTACCCCGTGTTTGTGGCGTCTTTTGATACATTGATGTTGTCTTCAAGCTTCCTACAACGAAAAATCTTCAGAGATTGGGTGCAAGATCTCACTCATGCAACGCGTATATTCCTGCGAGAGGTGGACGTCAGTGCAAATTTGGGAACGGGAAGAGCCATTGCTATAGTGCACCCGATCATTGCTAATAACCTTCTCGACAAAATTGCCATAAGAAACGAAACTACTGTCAGTGAAAttgctttgaattttttgaGATCTCCTTTGATAAAGAATAAAGAAACTTCTTTCACGGGGACTTACCTACATGAAGGTGCCAATAGAATGCTAAAGCAGCGCAAGAAATACGAGTATGGAGATGATGTTCAGACAAAGTTCTCAGGCCTAATAGAGAAGATCTTGTACGTTGAGTGCGTGGAGGATGGCAATGGAAAATCTACAGAGGAAAGGATATATCAAGCCGCTGAGGTTTTGAAGGAAGGCttggaaaaatttaatgatccTATGCTCGCTCAGCAATTAGCTAGAGTGTTTTACCTAAACGCGAGTGCATTTTCTAAATCTTCAATAGATTCCTGCTTTTCAAAAGCCATCGAATTTTGTAACAAGGCTCTTCAAATGAGTCCAAATAATTCGTATTTTTTTGATACCATGGGCCGCATCCAggaaagaaaaatcaagaacatGTTTCATCATGTTCTCCGAGACAACCAAATTTTGCAGATAGACGAAGTCACTCCGGTTCTTAAGCTTGGTTTCGCAGCAGCTGAGTGGTTTCAAAAGTCAATATCAGCCTCACCAGATCATCAAAACCTTAGTGGGTTTAATGGCGAACTTTCAGTGGTGTTTTACATGCTAGACGTCTTACGGTGTGCAGGAATATTTAGGGGCCAACGTGGCCTAGGTAAGTTACAGATGTATCTTGCTTTCTGCCAGAAAATTCCTTCAGAGGTTAAAGAACCTTGGAAAGAGTTCCATGAAATGATAAAAGGGCTCAGAGATCGATTCAGTCACTGCATGGAAGGACTTCTAGAAACGTTTGCTATTTACAAAGGGAGTAGCATAATAGAGAAGTGTGCTCCGACGCGAATTGCTGAATTCAAGACTCGATATCTCATTTACTTTGGTACAAGTGAGGTCTGGGATACTAAAAGCCCTGAGGATCGATGGGAATATCGATGGTATAAAATAAATCGGTATCTTGCTGGCGGTATTTTTTCAAGTGCTTTCAACTTGGATCAGTACTATGGAGATAACGTAAGGAAAATTCTTGAAGAGCTGAAAAAAATGGCGTACAAGAATTATGAAGAGCCAATCAAAAAGAATCGTTACAATGACTTTCTACTGATCATAGTAACTGAGATGGCTCTTCACTCGCCGTgtggaaaaaagaaagcaacacgTGAACAATACAGAGAAATTTACTATTTTGTAGAGAAATTGGTTGAACTTGAGGTTTGCGACGAGGAGCATAAACGACTTTATGGACATCTTTTAAAAATGATGTTTCTCTGGCCAAGAAAAGGTATGGAATTAGCAAACTATGGATTGAATTCGTTTTATGGTGCAGTGAAAATGCTCACAGAAAGGTGGGAAAGCAAAGATAGAGGAAGTATTGACCCAGACAAGCTACACAAGCAGAAAATGCACAAACGCATGTCATTTAAGAAAGAGAAGAGACAGTATACCACTCTTTTCTATTTGGGTAAAGGTGTTGGATTAGAGGTTTTTGTTCACATCAATGAAGTGTTAGGAACCCGGGGATATTTGGAGTGGGAAAATTTCCACGTTAGCAAGAGACTCAAACGCCTTAATGGAATGGTGGATAGTAAGAATATCATAAAAATTGAGAATCCATTGGACTCAAGTAAGACAGTTGACATATACTACTCACCCCGTGAAGGTGGGTTTTCGAAGGAAGCGGTATCGTTTTACCTAGGCTTTAGTTGGGCCGGACCGGTTGCTTTCGATGTTCAATATAGCAAGAAAGGTAGCCAGAAGCACTCTGTGGGGGATAACCGGTTCCCAGAAGGTCGATTTCCAGTTTATAAAAAGTTTGAAGATCCCATGACTTACGAAGAATACACGGAAAAACTTCTCAACCTTAAGAAAAAGCTCGATAGAATTTTGgtcttgaagaagaaaaaggaagacgGCGAAAAACTGGATGCAAAACAG GAAGAAAAACTGAGATCAGAAGAAGACGTGCGGCAGGAACTGACAGACTTGAAAATGAAGTTTGATACCTTGGGAAATTTAGAAGACGTGTACGACTGA